From the Acidobacteriota bacterium genome, the window TCCCGGCGGCGGCGGGGCGTGCGCCACGGGCCTTCCCGGCGTCTGCTCCGCGGGAACGAGCTTCTGCCAGGCGGGGGCCCTCGCCTGCGTGCAGAGCTCCCAGGCGACGGCCGAGGTCTGCGACGGCCTCGACAACAACTGCAACGGCGCCGTCGACGAGGGATTCCCGGACACCGACGGCGACGGCCTGGCGAACTGCGTCGACCCCGACATCGACAACGACGGCGCCATGAACGCCTTCGACTGCGCGCCGGCCGACCCGAGCGCATGGGGATCGCCCGTCGAGGTCGCCAACGTGCGCGCCGCAGGCGGCGCGCCCACCACGATCAGCTACGACCTCCAGAACATCGGCCCCGGCACGCACTACGAGATCGTCTCCGGCCTCCTGAGCCGGACCGCGGCGACGCGCGGGTTCGAGGAGGATTTCTGCGTCGCCGCGGCGACCGCCGGAGGATCGTGGCAGGACGCGCGCCCCACCCCGCCGGTCAGGAACGGCTGGTACTACATGATCCGCGACGTCAACGTCTGCGGCACGAGCACCTACGGAACGCCGCTCCGCAACTCGCCTCGCTCGATCGGCGTGTGCGCAAACGGCATCCAGGACGTGGACGCCGACGGCTCGCCGTCGGACCTCGACTGCAACGACTCGAACCCGGCGATCTCGCCCCAGAGGCCCGAGATCTGCGACGGCCTCGACAACAACTGCAACGGCTCGGCCGACGAGGGGAACCCGGGTGGGGGCGTGGTGTGCGGCGTCTCCAACATCGGGGACTGCCGGCTGGGGACGACCGCGTGCACCGGCGGGTCGATCGCCTGCGGGGGAGCGGTTCTCCCGGCCACCGAGGCGTGCGACGGACACGACAACAACTGCAACGGAGCCGTCGACGAGGGATTCCCCGACACCGACGCCGACTCCATCGCGGACTGCGTCGATCCCGACATGGACAACGATGGCGTGCTCAACGCGTCGGACTGCGCCCCCCTCGACGTCACGGCCTTCGGCGTTCCGACCGAGATCGCCACCATCACGATGCAGCCGGGGTCGCCGCCGCAGCTCGTCTGGACGAACCAGTCGATCGGATCGGGGACCCGGTACCAGCTCGCGACCGGAGAGATCACGCCCACCGGACATGTGAACTTCCCGGCGGGGACGTGCCTGCCGAGCGTCACGTCCTCTCCCGCCCCGCTCATCCCCGTGCCGCCGCTGAAGTCGGCGTACTATTACATGGTCCGCCCCGTGAACGCGTGCGGCGCCGCCACGTACGGGTCGCCGGCGAAGGATGCCCACCCGGACTGCCCGTAGCGCCCCCCGGGATTTCCGAATCTTCCGGAAAACACAGGCCATCCCGCTGCGTACAGAATGGACCGGGAGGTGGCCGCATGATCGGGCAGGACATCCGTTACGCCTTCAGGCAGCTCGCCCGGAGCCCCGGGTTCACCGGCGCCGTGGTCCTGACAATCGCCCTCGGCATCGGGGCGAACACGGCGATCTTCACGGTCGTGAACGCGGTGATGCTGAAGCCGCTCCCGTTCGCGGCCCCCGATCGGCTCATGCAGGTCGCGGAGAGGAACGACAAGCTGCACCTTCCGGTCTTCGGCGCGTCGGTCCTCAACTACCTGTCGTGGAAAGAGCAGGCGACGAGCTTCGAGGGCCTCGCGGCGATTGGCTTCGCCACGCTCAACCTCAGCGGGAAGGGGGAGCCGGAGCAGTTCACCGGAGCGTCGATGAGCCCCTCGCTCCTCTCCGTGCTCGGGCTGAAGCCCGTGGCCGGCCGCGGCTTCCGCGAAGGGGAGGACAAGCCCGGCGCCGCCCCCGTCGTCATGATCAGCGAAGGTCTCCTCAAGCGGCGCTTCGGCGCCGATCCGGCGCTCGTTGGCGGCACTCTCACGCTCAACGGCGTCAGCCGGACGGTCGTCGGCATCGCCCCGGCGGCGCTGGCGGTCATGACGGGCGGCGACATGTGGATCCCTCTGACGATAGACCCGGCGAACGAGAGGCGCCTCAACCACGTCATCCGCGTCGTCGGCCGCCTCAAGGACGGCGTGTCGGTCGATCAGGCGCAGGCCGAGATGGACACCGTGGCGGCGCGCGTCGCCGCGCAGTTCCCCGAGATCACGGACTGGGGGATCCGCCTCGTCACCTTCTTCGACTGGTTCGTGAGCGCGCAGCTCCGGACGACACTCCTCGTGCTGCTCGGCGCCGTCGCGTGCGTGCTCCTCATCGCGTGCGCGAACGTCGCCAACCTCCTCCTCGCGCGCGCGGCCTCCCGGCAGAAGGAGATCGCCGTCCGGACGGCGATGGGGGCGAGCCGAAGCCGGCTCCTGCGCCAGTTTCTCGTGGAGAGCCTCGTCCTCTCCGGGCTCGGGGGGGGAGCCGGTCTGCTTCTCGCCGTCGGCGCCGTCTCCCTCATCAACGGGACCGTCGCGCCGAGCGTGCTGCCGATTCCCGAGGTGCGCGTCGACGCGACCGTCCTCCTCTTCGCCCTCGGCGCCACCGTTCTGACGGGCCTGCTCTTCGGCATCGTCCCGGCGTGGAGCCTCGCCACCTCCGACATCCACATGCTGCTCAAGCAGTCGGCCGCCGCCGCGACGGGGGGCGGCAGGGCGCGGGTGCGGAACGCCCTGGCGGGTGCGGAGCTCGCGCTCGCGACCGTTCTTCTCATCGGCGCCGGGCTCCTGGTGCAGTCCCTCGTCCAGCTCCGGCACGTCGCGCTCGGCTTCGAGCCCGACCATCTCCTGACGTTTCAGCTCTCGCTCCCCACCGCGCGCTACCCGGCCCAGGCGAACTCGACGGCCTTCTACCGCGACCTCGTGACCTCGCTCGAAGCGCTCCCCGGCGTGAAGGGGGCGGCCGTCTCGAGCGGCGTCCCCTTCGGCTCGGGCAACTACACGACGACCCCCGTCGTGCCCCTCGGCAAGACCGCGCTCCCACGGGAGACCGCCGTCCCCGTGGACTGGCGTCTCGTCAGCTCCGGCTTCTGGAAGACGATGCAGATCCCGCTCCTTCGCGGCCGCACCTTCACCGATGCCGACGGCCCCGACGGGCCGTTTGTGATGATCGTGAGCCGGGCCACGGCGGAGAAATTCTGGGGGAGCGAGGATCCGATCGGCAGGACGGTCCGGCGCGTCGGCGACAAGAAGGACTTCACCGTCGTGGGCGTCGTCGGCGATGTGCGCAACGTGGTGCTCAGCCAGGAGGCGCCGGCCATGTACTTCCCGGCGAGCTCGCGCGTGGCGGGGGTCATGGACGTCGTGGTGCGCACCGGGGGGCCCCCCGAGTCGGCTCTCGCGATCATCCGCGACAGGGTCCACCAGCTCGACACCGACCTCCCCGTGGCGACGGTGAGCTCGATGGATGAGCTGCTCGCGGCGAGCGCCGCCCAGCCGCGCCTCAACGCCGTCCTCCTCGCCCTCTTCGCCGGCGTGGCGGTGCTGGTCGCGGCGATCGGCATCTACGGCGTGCTCGCGTACTCCGTGACGCAGCGGACGCGCGAGATAGGCCTGCGCATGGCCCTCGGCGCACAGCCCCGGGGAGTCGTCCGCCTCATCGTCCGCGAGGGGATGTCCGTCGGCCTCACGGGGATCGGCGTCGGCCTCGTCGCCGCCCTCGGATTGAGCAGCCTCCTGACGAGCCTCGTCTTCGGCGTGCCGGTGCGCGATCCCGCCACCTTTGCGGCGGTGTCGGTCCTCCTCGCCGTCGTCGCGCTCGCGGCCTGCACGCTCCCCGCGCAGAGGGCCTCGCGCGTCGATCCGCTGGTCGCGCTCCGGGAGGAGTGATGCGAAAGACGGTCGCCGTCCTCGTCGCCCTCCTCGCGGCATCCCCCGGCTTCACGTGCACCACGGTCGTCATCCCCGCCGTCGACGGCGCCGTCGTCGCCTACAACTACGAGTTCCACCCCTCCGAGGGGCTCGTCCTCGTCAACAAGCGCGGGACGTCGAAACGGAGCCGGGTCGATGTCGGGGGCGCCGCGTGGACCTCGAAGTTCGCGAGCGTCACCTTCAACCAGTTCGGGCGCGACAACCCGACCACGGGGATGAACGAGGCGGGGCTGATGGTCTCCCTCATGTGGCTCGACGGGACGAAGTACCCGGCCGCCGACGCGCGACCGGCGGCGGCGATCCTCGAGTGGATCCAGGCCAACCTCGACACGCGCGGGTCCGTCGCCGAGGTCGTCCTCGGCCTCGAGGCGATCCGCCCCGTGGGGGACACGCCCATCCACTACTTCTTCGCCGACGCCTCAGGGGATGCGGCCGTCGTCGAGTTCCTGAAGGGGAGGGCCGTCGTCCATCGCGGGGATTCGCTTCCCGTGAAGGCGCTCGCCAACTCGACGTACGAGGCGTCGATCGACGCCTGGCGCGAGGCGCAGGGGAAGAGCTGGTACCGGGGACGAGACGGCTCGCTCGATCGGTTCGTCCGGGGGGCGAGGCGAGCGGCAGGTGAAGGGGACGCGGTCGCGCGCGGGTTCGCGGTCCTTTCCGACGTGGCCCAGCCCGGCTTCACGCGCTGGAGCGTCGTCTACGATCTGCGCGCGCGCGTCGTCCACTTCAAGTCGGATTTGAACCCCGAGATCCGCACCGTCTCGCTCGGCGCCTTCGACCTCTCGTGCGTGACGCCCGTGCAGATGCTCGACGTCACGGCTCGCGGAAGCGGCGACGTCCGCGCGCAGTTCCGCGATTACACGCGGGCCGCGAACCGCGCTCTGATCGAGGCCTCGTTCGCGAAGACGCCGTTCCTCAAGGAGACTCCCGTCTCGAGGGAAGACGCGCTCGCGGCGTTCCCCGACGAGGCGTCGACCTGCTCTCTCTCCCGATGACCCCGCGGTCGCGTCACCGCCGGGGCTGCCACCCGATGGAGAGGGCGAACCCCGCGCCCGAGGGAAAGGTCGCAGGCGGCGAGGTTCCGTTCGACGCCGTCCGCTGGACGTCGCGGGTCGAGAGGGCGCCGGAGAAGGCGAGCTCGAAGGCCCCCATCCTGAACCCGACACCTCCCGTGTAGACGAGAGGGCTCCCGCTTGCGGCGAGATTCCT encodes:
- a CDS encoding linear amide C-N hydrolase, coding for MRKTVAVLVALLAASPGFTCTTVVIPAVDGAVVAYNYEFHPSEGLVLVNKRGTSKRSRVDVGGAAWTSKFASVTFNQFGRDNPTTGMNEAGLMVSLMWLDGTKYPAADARPAAAILEWIQANLDTRGSVAEVVLGLEAIRPVGDTPIHYFFADASGDAAVVEFLKGRAVVHRGDSLPVKALANSTYEASIDAWREAQGKSWYRGRDGSLDRFVRGARRAAGEGDAVARGFAVLSDVAQPGFTRWSVVYDLRARVVHFKSDLNPEIRTVSLGAFDLSCVTPVQMLDVTARGSGDVRAQFRDYTRAANRALIEASFAKTPFLKETPVSREDALAAFPDEASTCSLSR
- a CDS encoding ABC transporter permease, with the protein product MIGQDIRYAFRQLARSPGFTGAVVLTIALGIGANTAIFTVVNAVMLKPLPFAAPDRLMQVAERNDKLHLPVFGASVLNYLSWKEQATSFEGLAAIGFATLNLSGKGEPEQFTGASMSPSLLSVLGLKPVAGRGFREGEDKPGAAPVVMISEGLLKRRFGADPALVGGTLTLNGVSRTVVGIAPAALAVMTGGDMWIPLTIDPANERRLNHVIRVVGRLKDGVSVDQAQAEMDTVAARVAAQFPEITDWGIRLVTFFDWFVSAQLRTTLLVLLGAVACVLLIACANVANLLLARAASRQKEIAVRTAMGASRSRLLRQFLVESLVLSGLGGGAGLLLAVGAVSLINGTVAPSVLPIPEVRVDATVLLFALGATVLTGLLFGIVPAWSLATSDIHMLLKQSAAAATGGGRARVRNALAGAELALATVLLIGAGLLVQSLVQLRHVALGFEPDHLLTFQLSLPTARYPAQANSTAFYRDLVTSLEALPGVKGAAVSSGVPFGSGNYTTTPVVPLGKTALPRETAVPVDWRLVSSGFWKTMQIPLLRGRTFTDADGPDGPFVMIVSRATAEKFWGSEDPIGRTVRRVGDKKDFTVVGVVGDVRNVVLSQEAPAMYFPASSRVAGVMDVVVRTGGPPESALAIIRDRVHQLDTDLPVATVSSMDELLAASAAQPRLNAVLLALFAGVAVLVAAIGIYGVLAYSVTQRTREIGLRMALGAQPRGVVRLIVREGMSVGLTGIGVGLVAALGLSSLLTSLVFGVPVRDPATFAAVSVLLAVVALAACTLPAQRASRVDPLVALREE